One region of Exiguobacterium acetylicum genomic DNA includes:
- a CDS encoding M20 metallopeptidase family protein — MQTQLFEALEQFEPKMIALRRDFHRHPELSFQEVRTPERIANFYAEQGIPYQTAVGGRGVVATIEGKQPGPTIAVRADFDALPLQEETTLAFRSIHPGVMHACGHDGHTAMVMALAATLYPLRDQLHGTIRIIHQHGEEVFPGGAIQMIEAGVLEGVDAIFATHLENDLPVGTIGFREGHTLCAIDEFEIIVHGQGGHAQAPHKTKDALVAGAQLVCNLQHLVSRRVDPFEPAVLAIGSFHAGTAPNIVTGEARIVGEIRTFNETLRHQLRQEVDLVAKTTCAGIGATYSIDFTTGYPALWNHPDETKLVQEAASFLPEASVRALTPMMAADDFAHYLTHVPGSYFFTGSGYTDGRVNYPQHHPQYEINEQALLIGAKTLGATVLRALKPKD, encoded by the coding sequence ATGCAAACACAACTTTTTGAAGCACTCGAACAATTCGAACCAAAGATGATTGCGTTACGGCGTGATTTTCATCGACACCCGGAACTTTCTTTTCAGGAAGTCCGTACACCAGAACGGATTGCAAACTTTTATGCGGAGCAGGGCATCCCTTATCAAACAGCCGTCGGAGGTCGTGGTGTCGTCGCGACGATCGAAGGCAAACAGCCTGGTCCGACGATTGCGGTCCGTGCAGATTTCGATGCTTTACCACTTCAAGAAGAGACGACGCTTGCCTTCCGGTCGATTCATCCCGGTGTCATGCATGCCTGTGGACACGATGGACATACGGCGATGGTGATGGCCCTTGCTGCTACACTCTATCCGCTACGCGATCAATTACATGGAACGATTCGAATCATCCATCAGCATGGTGAAGAGGTCTTTCCCGGTGGCGCGATCCAAATGATCGAAGCCGGCGTTCTCGAAGGTGTCGATGCGATTTTCGCGACACATCTCGAAAATGATTTACCGGTCGGTACGATTGGGTTTCGGGAAGGACATACATTATGTGCGATCGACGAATTTGAAATCATCGTCCATGGTCAAGGTGGGCATGCGCAAGCACCGCACAAAACAAAAGATGCGCTCGTCGCTGGGGCGCAGCTCGTCTGCAACCTACAACACCTTGTCAGTCGACGGGTCGATCCGTTCGAGCCCGCTGTTCTTGCAATCGGATCCTTCCACGCAGGAACGGCGCCGAACATCGTCACGGGTGAAGCACGCATCGTCGGGGAGATCCGGACGTTCAATGAGACCCTTCGGCATCAGCTCCGGCAAGAAGTCGATCTTGTCGCCAAAACGACATGTGCCGGCATCGGTGCTACTTATTCGATTGACTTCACGACAGGTTACCCGGCGCTTTGGAATCATCCGGACGAGACAAAACTCGTTCAGGAAGCCGCTTCTTTCTTACCGGAAGCATCCGTCCGGGCACTTACACCAATGATGGCTGCGGATGACTTCGCGCATTATCTAACACACGTCCCTGGAAGTTACTTCTTTACCGGTTCCGGATATACGGACGGTCGCGTCAACTATCCACAGCATCATCCGCAGTACGAAATCAACGAACAGGCGTTGTTGATTGGTGCGAAGACACTCGGAGCGACGGTTTTACGTGCCTTGAAACCTAAGGATTGA
- a CDS encoding putative quinol monooxygenase translates to MGEIVVNAVLTIKAGLADQVFPILETVYHAAQKEEGCLRYSLHQSIEDEHQFMLYEVYRDEEALEAHIASDHYKAYREQIELYLMDRQVTKYVEMTF, encoded by the coding sequence ATGGGAGAAATCGTCGTCAACGCTGTACTTACCATCAAAGCAGGACTCGCGGATCAAGTCTTTCCGATTTTAGAAACGGTCTATCATGCCGCACAAAAAGAGGAAGGATGCTTGCGCTATTCCTTGCATCAATCGATCGAGGATGAGCATCAGTTCATGCTGTATGAAGTGTATCGTGACGAAGAGGCGCTTGAAGCGCATATCGCATCCGACCACTATAAAGCATACCGTGAACAGATCGAGTTATACTTGATGGATCGACAAGTAACGAAATACGTCGAGATGACATTCTGA
- the msrA gene encoding peptide-methionine (S)-S-oxide reductase MsrA, with product MEKATFAGGCFWCMVTPFEELPGIEGIVSGYMGGHVDNPTYEQVKTGTTGHLEVVQITFDPSLFPYERLLELYWPQTDPTDAEGQFQDRGTQYAPAIFYHTDAQHEAAIASRDALAASNRFKQPIVTRIDAASEFYPAEEYHQDFHKKNPEHYKKDRAASGRDAFIEQEWKDTTTV from the coding sequence ATGGAAAAAGCAACATTTGCAGGTGGATGTTTTTGGTGCATGGTGACACCGTTTGAAGAATTACCAGGAATCGAGGGAATCGTGTCGGGTTACATGGGCGGTCACGTCGATAACCCAACGTACGAGCAAGTCAAAACAGGAACGACGGGACATCTCGAAGTCGTCCAAATCACGTTTGATCCGAGCCTGTTCCCGTACGAGCGTCTGCTCGAACTCTACTGGCCACAAACGGATCCGACGGATGCAGAAGGTCAATTCCAAGATCGCGGCACGCAGTACGCACCAGCGATCTTCTATCATACGGATGCACAGCACGAAGCAGCGATCGCTTCCCGTGACGCCCTTGCTGCAAGCAATCGTTTCAAACAACCGATCGTGACGCGGATCGATGCCGCTTCTGAATTTTATCCGGCGGAAGAGTACCATCAAGACTTCCATAAGAAAAATCCAGAGCACTATAAAAAAGATCGTGCTGCTTCTGGTCGCGATGCTTTCATCGAGCAGGAATGGAAAGATACGACGACGGTCTAA